In Tursiops truncatus isolate mTurTru1 chromosome 10, mTurTru1.mat.Y, whole genome shotgun sequence, the sequence ttatttttggctgcattgggtctttgttgctgttctagttgcagcgagcgggggttattctttgttgcggtgcgcgggcttctcattgcggtggcttctcttgttgcggagcatgggccctaggcgcgcgggctttagtagttgtggttcgcaggctctagagcgcaggctcagtagttgtgatgcacgggcttagttgctccacgacatatgggatcttcccggaccagagctccaACACGTGtgccctgtgttggcaggcagattcttaaccactgcgccaccagggaagccctcttctcttctcttttgacAATCAATCAATTCTTCACATAACAGCTGTACTGATCcttgtgaaaatgtaaattagacCAGAGCACCTCTCTGCTTAAAGTTCTCCAATAGCTTCCCATTGTGCTTTGAATCTTCTAAGTCTCCATCACGGCCACTCGAACCCTAGTAAACCTGGTCCCGCCTGCCTCTCCCTACTCACAGCACACCAGCCATACTGGATCAGAAACCTCCTTTCTGTTCCTGGGACACGCCGAGCTCTTTGTTACATCAGGGTCTTTGCATGTGCCAGTCCCCTACCTAGTCACTTGCCACATATAgctatttaaatcaaaataaaaaatttaaaaattcagttcctcagtcacaaaAGCCACATTACAAGTGCTCAACATCACAGCACAGatatagagcatttccatcattTCAGAAAGTTCTATTTGAACAGCACTGGACTAGAATGTTCTTGGCCCACAACTCTTTACATCGTTGACTCTTTCTCATCTTCAGGATTTATCTCATGTATCACTTCCTCACCGAAGCTTCCTCTGATCACCCCCGACCTAATAGAGTATCCCCCCAGTAAAGTACCACCTATgtatttccttcatagcacttcaTGTAATTTGAGCCAGTGAAGGTTATTTGCTTATTAGTGGTTTCGGGTATTATAACGtaaagctccatgagggcaggaatctttttttttttttttttttttttttttttgcagtacacgggcctctcactgctgtggcctctcccgttgcggagcacaggctccagacgtgcaggctcagcggccatggctcatgggcccagccgctccgcggcatgtgggatcttcccagaccagggcacgaacctgtgtctcctgcatcggcaggcagactctcaaccactgcgccaccagggaagccccgagggcAGGAATCTTATTCCGTCTCATTCATACTTATATACTCACCTccaaaacaatgcctggcacataacaggcatTTAACAGATACCTGTTGAGTAAATCCTTatttccccagcacctagcacaaagCCTGACTGGCACAAAATGAGGAACTAATAAAAGCTGAACAGAACCCAAACCAGCCCAACCCTTTGATGTGCAGACAAGCCATGTTGAGAAGAAGATTAAGGACCTTATCCTTGGGTGGGTTAAGTCCCGCCCAAGCTGGTGTTTTCCACTATGTTAATGCTTCTCAAACTCCAGTGTCTATCAATACATGAATCGCCTAGGAAttctgttaaaatacagattctgactTGGTCAGTTGGGCTGGAGCCtcagattttgtatttctaacaagttccccagGGATACTGATGTTGCTGGGAggcagaccacactttgagtagcaaagtACTATGCCACACTCAGGTACCTGTCAAGCCATCCAGGGATTTAACGTCATAACTAAAGATGTGTTGCATTTCATAATTTCACCCTGTACCAACTCTTGGCAAAAATGAATTTCATAATATTGCTACCCTTTGGGTAAAGGTCTCAGAGTACAGTTGATTCTCGTTAtttatggtagttctgttttataAAGTAGCCATGAACACTGAATTAACAAAACACTTATTTTGTTCCTAAGGGAAATACAGGtataggttcctgtgagcctctggtcacaacagaTAAACAGGTcaatatatatcctttttttttttttggccaagatgtgcagcatgtgggatcttagttccccgatcagggatcgaacccacaccacctgcagtggaagcacagagtcttaaccactggaccgccagggaagtcctacatatCCTTGCTTTATGTGTTTCTGCTTAAAGACACCATATGTAACATATCTGTTGATTCGTTAACAATGAACTCATGGCCAGCAGCACTGTAACTCATGCCTAAaagaagcttatctaacacacatGTCTTCTCCAtcaggcacatcacagccttcttgcacttaggaacactagacgGCACTTCAGCACTACATTTGGGGACATTTTAAACTGAAATCAccaaaaaaaagcacaaaagtgCAAAAAATGTGGCAGTGAATATACTATGAAAATGACACTGTTTACAGTAGGAGCCgaaacaagaaggcagaacaTCTTCTTGTTCAACTTCAACTGGGAAGCACATATCAGGCAACTCAAATTTTTCTCCACTCTGCGCATGTTTGCAAATAGTCATCAGTACAAAAAATACTGGTTCTGAGGTAACCAATAAATTTTAGTGATGAGGCAAATTCTCAGTTATGGGATCCACAAATGATGAGGATCGACTACACCTCCCTGCATTTTCAAGGGCCCCCATGTCTCATTTTGTGGGATTCAAAGCCCACCTTTTCCTTCCTCACACACTTCTGTGATCACCAGGGCTGCTGTGGGCCCATGGAGTACCcctgtgcaaattagaaaaaggcacCCCTTCCTCTGGGTGGATGCAGACCCATTCACCCAGGCCCGATGTGGAGCATGGTTGGATCTTAGCTCTGGATCACCCCCTCATCCAGGTGCCCTGGCCCAGGGCACAACCTGCCTCAAGCCCGTGATCAGCCCTATAGAGGGTATCCTTTCTAggccttttctttgcttttcagctGAAAcgtttaggtcttttttttttttttgcggtacgcgggcctctcactgttgtggcctctcccgttgtggagcacaggctccggacgcgcaggctcagcggccatggctcacgggcccagccactccgcggcatgtgggatcttcccagaccggggcacgaacccgtgtcccctgcatcggcaggcagactctcaaccactgcgccaccagggaagccccgtttagGTCTTTTAAATATTCCTCATAAGGAGGAGCTGGGTCAGAAATGGAGGGCCAGAATAAGGGGATCAGAGTTAGAATATGAGAGAGAGTGGTGGCCTGAGAAGAACGGGGAGGGAGTGAAGTCCAGCCTGGCCACCGGGCCAGCATAGGGGCTCTGACCTGAAGCTGATAGGCCAGGTCAGCCTGTGCTCGGCGGGTGTTGACCTCAATGTCATATGCAGCCTTCTTGAGCTCGTAGTCCCTCTGCGCCTTGGCCATCTCGATCTCACTCAGGTACTGAGCAGACACCTTTTCTTGCTTGGCTTTGGCTTCCTGTGCATGCAGAGATCAGGCAGGGAGTCAGAGTAGGGAGAGGAAGGCCCCAGGGAGAGAGCCTGATCTCCACCAAGCTCCTCTGTCCTCACCCCAGGCCCGGCCTCATTTATATCCTCTGCCAACCCTGCTCCACCAGCCCCCACGCCATCCCCTCTTCCACCAGGTGCACAATAAGCCCATGGAGACCAAGCAACCCCCAGATCTCTCACCCGGATCCCAGCGTCTCTCTTGGCCTCCGCTTCCCCAATCCGAGCATCTTTTTGGACTTGAGCTGTTCGAGCCTTCCCCAAGGAGTGCAAATAGTCCTGTGGGAGAGTTGCAGATATCACAGTCCTCGGGAAGGTTTAAGATGGGAGCAGGAAAGCAGGGAGAAGCAACTGCCTAGGTTTACCTGATCGTCGTGAATGTCCTTCAGGGTGTAGCTGACCACGCTGATGCCCATGTTGACCAGGTCTGAGGAGGCCACTTTGAAAACTTGCTCTGAGAATTTCTGCCTGTCCTTATAGATTTCCTAGGATAAcaagatggagggaaggaggaatgtAAGCTCTCAGATCCTCTGACCACTGTCTCCTACAGACTAGCTCGGTCCTTAGGCCCCTCTCACTCTGGCACCCCTTCCAGATCTTTCCCTGCCCTCAGGCCCACCTCCACAGTCATGTGGGCCATAATAGCCCTCTGGTGGCCCTCCAGCGTCTCCAGTGCGATGTGGGCAATCTCAGCCTCCGTCTTGCCCAGGAACATCTGGCAGGCAGCTGCCAACATTTCCTTATTCTGGCCCTGAATCTTCACCTGTAGCCAGAATAGGGTTAGGGAGGGTGTGGTGAAGGTCTCATGAAGACAGGGAGGAAGCTGGGAGAGTCAAGTGCCTTGGGGATCCCTGGAGAAGCTGAGACTAGCAGAGAAATTTCTCCATAGCAAGAGGTAGGGAAGGCCATGGTCAGAAGATTCTTAATGTCTGGGGACAGAGAAGGTGATGGGGGAGTGGACTTTGAAGGAAAGGCTCTGAAAGCCTCACCTGGGCAATGCCAGTGACTGAGATGGGGACCCCATGGCGAGTGTAAACCTTTTCACTCTTGACATTGAGGGTCAGTGTGTTGAGAGAGATCCTAGGGGAAAAAGAAGGGGTGGACAgtgtgaaaaggagaaaagagagaaaacggGAGTTCCCTTTCCCTAGTTCTCTTGTTCAACCTACCTCTGGATTTGCTGGATGCAGGGCAGGACAAAGACACGTCCTCCAGCCACCATGACTGGGGGGCTCCGGCAGAAACCTGCAAGGTGAGGAGACAATGAGCTGCGGTGGCCGGTGGCCACGGTGGAGCTGGAATGTGGAAGACGaccggggaagggagggggaagcaaTCCCCACGAAGAAATCTGGGCGCTGGCAGGAGCAGCGGGCAGTGTAGGCCTTGGAAGGATAGAGGCAGGGAATCACCACAAGTGGGTGGCTTGCAaccatgggggtggggtgggcagaagGTCTGGCGCTGGGGagctggtggggagagggggaagggaccTCTGCGGGGACTTGGGGGTCACTGGCTGAGCAGAGAACAATACTTACCGGAGACCACCATGGCCTCGTTTGGGCCACAGGTGAAAAACATGGCTCAggctggagctggaggagggggagagaaagccTTTGCTGATAGCAAGGGGCACTGTGGAGTCCACAGGAGTGAACCCTTTCGCTTTCCTGTCAGTCCCGCCCCGCCTGCAGACAATGCGGCCCCGTCCCTTCCGCGCCCACGGATCCGCTAAGGCTTTACCCTGTGAAATTTCGCAGTCACCCAGCGACTCCCAGCCCCTTGCCGCACCCCACCTTCAGTGACGACGGTTTCTCCCTTATCTGATAAAGCTCTCCCGGCCCCTGGAGACCCCCAGACCCTTGCGCCACCGTCCCTGCTCCTCCACAGCCCGactccatctccccaccccaccccccacctacCTTCCCGGACGCGGGCAGCGGCCTGGCCGTGGTCCGGGGCAGGGCGGGGACGCGCAGGGGACCTGTGAGCCGCCGAGCAGGGGCCGCTCGCGCACAGCCTGCCTAGGAGCTGGGCCCGCGCTCGCGCCCTTGCCCCCAACCAGGCCGCACCCTGTCGCTGCGACAGACGCGACCCCGCCCCCTCGGCCCGCCCCTTTCCCAGCAGGCCGCGCTCCGGTCCGCAGCCCGCCCGGGCCCCGGCTCACCCGGGCTGCCGAGCCAGCCCGGGGTCGGATGGGGCGACCCCCAATTCGCCGCCCCTCCGGGGTCTGGAGCCCTAGCCAGGCCGCTCCACGCCCCGCCCCACGGGACGTGACCTCAGTGGGTCTGGCACCGCGGGGCAAGGGAGATTGACTCACCTCGGATTTGCCCCGCGAGAATTAACTGGGAAAACCGCAGACTGGGCAACGTACGACAGCATCCGATTACCGGTTGCTGGGTTCCGTGACTCGGGAAAAAGGGGCTCAGGGGCCCGGGGAGGAGCGCCCGCTGGTGACTTGGCCGCGGCTCCTCCGGCCCAGGCGCTTGAAGGCCATGAGGAATGGGGGACCATGGCTTGCAAAGAGACACTCACATGACTGCTGACGGTAAATCAAG encodes:
- the FLOT1 gene encoding flotillin-1 isoform X1, translating into MFFTCGPNEAMVVSGFCRSPPVMVAGGRVFVLPCIQQIQRISLNTLTLNVKSEKVYTRHGVPISVTGIAQVKIQGQNKEMLAAACQMFLGKTEAEIAHIALETLEGHQRAIMAHMTVEEIYKDRQKFSEQVFKVASSDLVNMGISVVSYTLKDIHDDQDYLHSLGKARTAQVQKDARIGEAEAKRDAGIREAKAKQEKVSAQYLSEIEMAKAQRDYELKKAAYDIEVNTRRAQADLAYQLQVAKTKQQIEEQRVQVQVVERAQQVAVQEQEIARREKELEARVRKPAEAERYKLERLAAAEKSQLIMQAEAEAESVRMRGEAEAFAIGARARAEAEQMAKKAEAFQLYQEAAQLDMLLEKLPQVAEEISGPLTSANKITLVSSGSGAMGAAKVTGEVLDILSRLPESVERLTGVSISQVNHKPLRTA
- the FLOT1 gene encoding flotillin-1 isoform X2, yielding MVAGGRVFVLPCIQQIQRISLNTLTLNVKSEKVYTRHGVPISVTGIAQVKIQGQNKEMLAAACQMFLGKTEAEIAHIALETLEGHQRAIMAHMTVEEIYKDRQKFSEQVFKVASSDLVNMGISVVSYTLKDIHDDQDYLHSLGKARTAQVQKDARIGEAEAKRDAGIREAKAKQEKVSAQYLSEIEMAKAQRDYELKKAAYDIEVNTRRAQADLAYQLQVAKTKQQIEEQRVQVQVVERAQQVAVQEQEIARREKELEARVRKPAEAERYKLERLAAAEKSQLIMQAEAEAESVRMRGEAEAFAIGARARAEAEQMAKKAEAFQLYQEAAQLDMLLEKLPQVAEEISGPLTSANKITLVSSGSGAMGAAKVTGEVLDILSRLPESVERLTGVSISQVNHKPLRTA